In a genomic window of Thermus albus:
- a CDS encoding thioredoxin domain-containing protein, with product MANRLRGSLSPYLLQHAEDPVNWFPFGEEAFMLAKEEGKPLFLSVGYSACHWCHVMHRESFQDPEVAELLNRYFVPVKVDREERPDVDAAYMQALVSLTGQGGWPMSLFLTPEGKPFFGGTYFPKEDRAGLPGFKRVLLAVAEAWQARRVEVEGEAERLAQALWRSLTPPPGPVPKEAEAKALQALGSSFDPEWGGFLPAPKFPQGALLLYLLPLVWRGEEGARRMVRKTLEGMALGGVYDQVGSGFHRYAVDRRWYLPHFEKMLYDNALLARVYLGAYRVFDKPLFLRVARETLDWILSMQDRAGGFYTALDAESEGEEGRYYTWSLEELEGALGEDYPLAQRYFALESAFPITGKDGSPRYVLTAWGEEEVKGLLGEGFAAWREGVLAQLLALRRHRMPPGLDDEVLADWSSLAVRALAEGGRLLGDDRYLMAARRGAHFLLTGMHREGLLRHVWRAGCLGEEAFLQDQSFAALALLEIYTATGEWPYLERARYLAEAAWTHFREGGLKAQTLLPLPTRDVEETTLPSGASALAEALWRLHAVFGGDYRKRAQALLEEVALWLERYPQALPGFLLVHRLLLEGTELALPIPSPLLGVVRGLYLPLTQLVSGPPEALPSLAGREPGRAYLCREGSCRLPAESVEALWEELGAVYVGK from the coding sequence ATGGCCAACCGCCTCCGGGGCTCTTTAAGCCCCTACCTTCTGCAACACGCGGAGGATCCCGTGAACTGGTTCCCCTTCGGGGAGGAAGCCTTCATGCTGGCCAAGGAGGAAGGGAAGCCCCTCTTCCTCTCCGTGGGCTACAGCGCCTGCCATTGGTGCCACGTGATGCACCGGGAGTCCTTTCAGGACCCCGAGGTGGCGGAGCTTCTCAACCGCTACTTCGTGCCGGTGAAGGTGGACCGGGAAGAGCGGCCGGACGTGGACGCTGCCTACATGCAGGCCCTAGTGAGCCTCACCGGCCAGGGGGGCTGGCCCATGAGCCTCTTCCTCACCCCAGAGGGCAAACCCTTTTTCGGGGGCACCTACTTCCCCAAGGAGGATCGGGCGGGCCTGCCCGGCTTCAAGCGGGTCCTCCTGGCGGTGGCCGAAGCCTGGCAGGCAAGGCGGGTGGAGGTGGAAGGGGAAGCCGAGCGCCTTGCCCAAGCCCTATGGCGAAGCCTTACCCCCCCTCCTGGGCCGGTACCCAAGGAGGCGGAGGCCAAGGCCCTCCAGGCCCTAGGGTCCTCCTTTGACCCCGAATGGGGCGGGTTTTTGCCGGCACCCAAGTTCCCCCAAGGAGCCCTCCTCCTCTACCTTTTACCCCTGGTCTGGCGGGGGGAGGAGGGGGCAAGGCGGATGGTGCGCAAAACCCTCGAGGGCATGGCTTTGGGTGGGGTGTACGACCAGGTGGGCAGCGGATTTCATCGCTACGCCGTGGACCGGCGCTGGTACCTGCCGCACTTTGAGAAGATGCTCTACGATAACGCCCTTCTGGCCCGGGTTTATCTGGGAGCCTACCGGGTTTTTGACAAGCCCCTCTTCCTGCGGGTAGCCCGGGAGACCCTGGACTGGATCCTGTCCATGCAGGATCGGGCTGGGGGGTTCTATACGGCCCTGGATGCGGAAAGCGAGGGGGAGGAAGGGCGTTACTATACCTGGAGCCTAGAGGAGCTGGAAGGGGCCTTGGGCGAGGATTACCCCTTGGCCCAGCGGTACTTTGCCTTGGAAAGCGCCTTTCCCATCACGGGTAAGGACGGGTCCCCTAGGTACGTCCTCACCGCTTGGGGCGAGGAGGAGGTGAAGGGCCTGCTGGGAGAAGGCTTTGCCGCTTGGCGGGAGGGGGTTTTGGCCCAGCTTTTGGCCCTAAGGCGGCACCGCATGCCCCCAGGCTTGGACGACGAGGTCCTGGCCGACTGGTCCAGCTTGGCGGTGCGGGCCCTGGCGGAAGGGGGAAGGCTTTTGGGGGATGACCGTTACCTGATGGCGGCGCGGAGGGGGGCTCACTTTCTCCTTACGGGTATGCACCGGGAAGGTCTTTTGCGGCACGTGTGGCGGGCGGGATGCCTGGGGGAGGAGGCCTTCCTCCAGGACCAGAGCTTTGCCGCCCTGGCCCTGTTGGAGATCTATACCGCCACCGGGGAGTGGCCTTACCTGGAGCGGGCAAGGTACTTGGCGGAGGCTGCTTGGACCCACTTTCGGGAAGGTGGCCTTAAGGCCCAAACCCTCCTTCCCCTCCCCACCCGGGACGTGGAGGAAACCACCCTCCCCTCCGGGGCAAGCGCCCTGGCCGAGGCCCTTTGGCGGCTACACGCGGTCTTTGGCGGGGACTACCGGAAGCGGGCCCAGGCCCTTTTGGAGGAGGTGGCCCTGTGGTTGGAGCGCTACCCCCAGGCCCTTCCCGGCTTCCTCTTAGTCCACCGCCTGCTTTTGGAGGGTACGGAGCTGGCCCTTCCCATCCCCTCACCCCTTTTAGGGGTGGTGCGGGGGCTTTACCTGCCCCTTACCCAGCTGGTGAGCGGTCCTCCTGAGGCCCTTCCCAGCCTGGCAGGGCGGGAACCAGGGAGGGCCTACCTGTGCCGTGAGGGAAGCTGCCGCTTGCCTGCGGAGAGTGTGGAGGCTTTGTGGGAAGAGCTTGGGGCGGTGTACGTGGGGAAGTAG
- a CDS encoding thiolase family protein, with the protein MPETWIVEALRTPIGKHGGALATVRPDDLLAHVLSALMERSGVPKEAVEDVYAGCANQAGEDNRNVARMALLLAGFPVEVAGCTVNRLCGSGLEAVAQAARAIWAGEGHVYIGGGVESMSRAPFVVPKAEKPFPTGNTVMYDTTLGWRLVNPRMQALYGTESMGETAENLAEMYQIPREEQDRFALLSHQKAIRAWEEGRFYEEVVPVPVKRGKEEALVSVDEGPRRDTSLERLGQLKPVFREGGTVTAGNSSPLNDGASAVLLVSDGYAKAHGLRPLARIKSIAVAGVPPRIMGIGPVPSTKKALDRAGLTLKDIGLIELNEAFAAQSLAVLREWGLDMEDPRLNPNGGAIALGHPLGASGARILTTLLHEMGRRGVEIGLATMCIGVGQGIAVVVEKV; encoded by the coding sequence ATGCCCGAAACCTGGATTGTAGAAGCTCTGAGAACCCCCATCGGCAAGCACGGGGGCGCCCTGGCCACGGTGCGCCCCGATGACCTCCTGGCCCATGTCCTTTCCGCCCTCATGGAGCGAAGCGGGGTACCCAAGGAGGCCGTGGAGGATGTTTACGCCGGCTGCGCCAACCAGGCCGGGGAGGACAACCGCAACGTGGCCCGCATGGCCCTTCTCCTGGCAGGCTTTCCCGTGGAGGTGGCAGGCTGTACCGTGAACCGCCTTTGCGGCTCGGGCCTCGAGGCCGTCGCCCAAGCCGCCCGGGCCATCTGGGCGGGGGAGGGGCATGTCTACATCGGGGGCGGGGTGGAGTCCATGTCCAGGGCCCCCTTTGTGGTGCCCAAGGCGGAGAAGCCCTTTCCCACGGGCAACACGGTCATGTACGACACCACCTTGGGCTGGCGCCTGGTAAACCCCAGGATGCAGGCCCTCTACGGCACGGAGAGCATGGGGGAAACCGCGGAGAACCTGGCGGAGATGTACCAGATCCCCAGGGAAGAACAGGACCGCTTTGCCCTCCTCTCCCATCAGAAGGCCATTCGGGCTTGGGAAGAAGGGCGCTTTTACGAGGAGGTGGTCCCCGTACCGGTAAAACGGGGCAAGGAAGAGGCCTTGGTTTCCGTGGACGAAGGCCCCAGGCGGGATACTTCCCTGGAAAGGCTGGGCCAACTGAAACCCGTCTTCCGGGAAGGGGGAACGGTGACCGCGGGCAACTCTAGTCCCCTTAACGACGGGGCTAGCGCTGTCCTCCTGGTCTCCGACGGTTACGCCAAGGCCCATGGCCTCAGGCCCTTAGCCAGGATCAAGAGTATCGCGGTAGCCGGGGTTCCCCCGAGGATCATGGGCATTGGCCCTGTACCCTCCACCAAGAAAGCCCTGGACCGGGCGGGGCTTACCCTGAAGGACATCGGCCTGATTGAGCTCAACGAGGCCTTCGCCGCCCAAAGCCTAGCGGTCTTGCGGGAATGGGGCCTGGACATGGAGGACCCCCGCCTGAACCCCAACGGCGGGGCCATCGCCTTGGGCCATCCCTTGGGGGCCTCGGGAGCCCGGATCCTCACCACCCTCCTCCACGAGATGGGAAGGAGGGGAGTGGAAATCGGTCTGGCCACCATGTGCATCGGTGTGGGCCAAGGGATTGCCGTGGTGGTGGAGAAGGTCTGA
- a CDS encoding tetratricopeptide repeat protein, whose product MLRVLGGLQLEGHTFHRPKPLLLLAYLVLEGPKARRHLAELFWPEAQDPLNSLSVALTQLKPLGVVEGGEVLKARVATDLQALRLALKEGRLGEVRRLYRGTFLEGVELPLGEELEEWVWSTRERVALEVYGAFAQQARAFYLLGLPERGKALLEEAHSLPGVRWAVEGGEEGFQPPPPLSKEARKAFFGLYFRPQEAVEALGIPVALLELLQEEDLVGEGGRAIPLEGLPRGDSLDRGALQHLPLEAQEAALLLARRLPLKEALPLYLLARPLWGTEDHERAGKGLLGEVRKLILENPHLGLELLAALPGRPEVLLLRSRILERLGRYWEALEALEGTEMRQRDLQSEVAAVRGSILFRLGQVEAAMKEAELARQGSPWAQGEALNLEGLMALSHGRFAEAAELFARAAVRFLAAGEVARQVDALNNRAVALFEAGRSEAERVFAEALEAAGDTPLLRARVLLNLGVVRERQGRPEEAEALYQEALRLAEEAGVLEALGRAWNNLGALYHRQGQREKAETAYRKALLLAKEGRDWMLTAAVLANLAELRQDPATLQEAIALLEEARYTVLAERYRKRMEAFTQR is encoded by the coding sequence ATGCTCCGGGTACTGGGGGGGCTCCAGCTGGAGGGGCATACCTTCCACCGCCCCAAGCCCCTGCTCCTCCTGGCCTACCTGGTCCTGGAAGGACCTAAGGCCCGGCGCCACCTAGCGGAGCTCTTTTGGCCCGAAGCCCAGGACCCCCTGAATAGCCTTTCCGTGGCCCTTACCCAGCTCAAGCCCCTGGGGGTGGTGGAGGGGGGAGAGGTGCTCAAGGCCCGGGTTGCCACCGACCTTCAGGCCCTCCGCCTTGCCCTTAAGGAGGGGCGCCTAGGGGAGGTCCGACGCCTTTACCGGGGTACCTTTCTGGAGGGCGTGGAGCTACCCTTGGGCGAGGAGCTGGAGGAATGGGTCTGGTCCACCCGGGAAAGGGTGGCCCTGGAGGTCTACGGGGCCTTTGCCCAGCAGGCCCGGGCCTTCTACCTCCTGGGGCTTCCCGAACGGGGCAAGGCCCTCTTGGAGGAAGCGCATTCCTTGCCTGGAGTCCGCTGGGCGGTGGAGGGAGGGGAAGAGGGCTTCCAGCCACCACCGCCCCTGTCTAAGGAGGCCCGCAAAGCCTTTTTTGGCCTGTATTTCCGCCCTCAAGAGGCGGTGGAAGCCCTGGGAATTCCGGTGGCCCTGCTGGAGCTTCTCCAGGAGGAGGATCTCGTGGGGGAGGGGGGCAGGGCCATTCCCTTGGAGGGCCTTCCCCGAGGGGATAGCCTGGACCGGGGCGCCCTTCAGCACCTCCCCCTCGAGGCCCAGGAAGCCGCCCTCCTTTTGGCCCGCCGCCTACCTCTAAAGGAGGCCCTCCCCCTTTACCTCCTGGCCCGGCCCCTTTGGGGGACGGAGGACCACGAACGGGCAGGGAAGGGTCTCCTAGGGGAAGTGCGCAAGCTCATTTTGGAAAATCCCCACCTGGGACTGGAGCTTTTGGCCGCACTGCCTGGAAGGCCGGAGGTGCTCCTCCTCCGCTCCCGAATCCTAGAGAGGCTGGGGCGCTACTGGGAGGCCCTCGAGGCCCTGGAGGGTACGGAGATGCGTCAGAGGGACCTCCAAAGTGAGGTAGCGGCAGTGCGGGGCAGTATTCTCTTCCGCCTAGGCCAGGTGGAGGCGGCCATGAAGGAGGCGGAGCTGGCCCGCCAAGGAAGCCCCTGGGCCCAGGGGGAGGCCTTGAACCTGGAGGGGCTCATGGCCCTAAGCCACGGCCGGTTTGCCGAGGCTGCGGAGCTTTTCGCCCGGGCAGCGGTCCGCTTCCTGGCGGCGGGGGAGGTGGCCCGGCAAGTGGACGCCCTCAACAACCGGGCGGTGGCCCTCTTTGAGGCGGGCCGTTCAGAGGCAGAAAGGGTTTTCGCCGAGGCCCTGGAAGCGGCGGGGGACACCCCTCTCCTTCGAGCCCGGGTGCTCCTAAACCTGGGGGTGGTGCGGGAACGGCAGGGCCGCCCCGAGGAGGCGGAGGCCCTCTACCAGGAGGCCTTGCGCCTGGCGGAGGAGGCGGGTGTGCTGGAAGCCCTGGGCCGGGCCTGGAACAACCTAGGGGCGCTTTACCACCGTCAAGGGCAAAGGGAAAAGGCCGAAACGGCCTACCGTAAGGCCCTGCTTTTGGCCAAGGAAGGCCGGGACTGGATGCTCACCGCCGCGGTGCTGGCCAACCTGGCCGAGCTGAGGCAGGACCCCGCGACCCTCCAGGAGGCCATCGCCCTCCTGGAGGAGGCCCGTTACACGGTGCTGGCGGAAAGGTACCGGAAGCGGATGGAGGCGTTCACCCAGCGTTAA
- a CDS encoding gamma-glutamyltransferase family protein, which yields MDLTYYPYPSRRHVVLGRRGAVATSQPLAALAGMEMFLKGGNAVDAAIAMAATLTVVEPTSNGLGGDLFAMVWDGRLHGLNASGKSPLRLTPERIPEGGMPERGWLPVTVPGAVSGWRALHERFGRLPFPEVLSPAIRYAEEGFPVGPETARAWRRAEEIFLPLKGPEFQPFQEVFFPQGRAPGAGEVWGSPGHAQTLREIGESYGESLYRGRLAEAIASFSEATGGLLSLEDLASHEPEWVEPLSLDYRGLTVHELPPNGQGIAVLLALAILEGFDLKPEDPFSYHLQIEAMRLALADAFRHVADPRFLEVDPRAMLSPSYVAQRQRLIGDRALPQVLPGLRPEGTVYLAVADGEILVSLIQSNYQGFGAGILVPKTGVALQNRGLGFSLEEDHPNRVGPGKRPYHTIIPGFLTQEGNPLGPFGVMGGYMQPQGHVQVVVGLADFRLNPQAALDRPRWQVASGRGGEGEVLLEPGIPLSTALFLKDLGHRVRYEVEASAFGRGQVVLRYGESWVAASDWRAEGMALAW from the coding sequence ATGGACCTCACCTACTACCCCTATCCTTCCCGTCGGCACGTGGTCTTGGGCCGGCGGGGAGCGGTGGCCACCAGCCAGCCCCTGGCGGCCCTGGCAGGGATGGAGATGTTCCTAAAGGGAGGCAATGCCGTGGATGCTGCCATCGCCATGGCGGCTACGCTCACGGTGGTGGAACCCACCAGCAATGGCCTTGGGGGAGACCTTTTCGCCATGGTGTGGGATGGGAGGCTCCACGGCCTTAACGCCTCGGGGAAAAGCCCCCTGCGCCTTACCCCCGAGCGGATTCCCGAGGGGGGGATGCCGGAAAGGGGCTGGCTCCCGGTGACGGTGCCGGGGGCGGTCTCGGGATGGCGGGCGTTACACGAGCGCTTCGGAAGGCTTCCCTTTCCGGAAGTCCTTTCCCCAGCTATTCGTTACGCGGAAGAAGGTTTCCCCGTGGGCCCGGAAACGGCCCGGGCCTGGCGGCGGGCGGAGGAGATCTTCCTTCCCCTTAAGGGCCCTGAGTTCCAACCTTTTCAGGAGGTTTTCTTCCCCCAAGGCCGGGCGCCTGGGGCGGGAGAGGTGTGGGGAAGCCCCGGGCATGCCCAAACCCTAAGGGAGATCGGGGAGAGCTATGGGGAAAGCCTTTACCGGGGGAGGTTGGCGGAGGCCATTGCCAGCTTCAGCGAGGCCACTGGGGGTCTCCTTAGCCTCGAGGACCTCGCCTCCCATGAGCCGGAATGGGTGGAGCCCCTTTCCTTGGACTACCGGGGCCTGACCGTGCACGAGCTTCCCCCCAACGGGCAAGGGATTGCCGTTCTTCTGGCCTTGGCCATCCTGGAGGGATTTGACCTTAAGCCGGAGGATCCCTTCAGTTACCATCTGCAGATTGAGGCCATGCGTCTAGCCCTAGCCGATGCCTTCCGCCACGTGGCCGACCCCCGGTTCCTGGAGGTGGACCCAAGGGCCATGCTTTCTCCTAGCTACGTGGCGCAAAGGCAAAGGCTCATCGGGGATAGGGCCTTGCCGCAGGTGCTGCCCGGGCTCAGGCCGGAGGGAACCGTGTACCTGGCGGTGGCGGATGGGGAGATCCTGGTTTCCCTGATCCAGTCTAACTACCAGGGGTTTGGGGCGGGTATCCTCGTTCCCAAGACGGGTGTGGCCTTGCAAAACCGGGGCTTGGGGTTTTCCTTAGAGGAGGACCACCCCAACCGGGTGGGGCCGGGGAAGCGTCCCTACCACACCATCATCCCGGGGTTCCTGACCCAGGAGGGGAACCCCTTAGGCCCCTTTGGGGTCATGGGGGGGTATATGCAGCCCCAGGGGCATGTGCAGGTGGTGGTGGGCCTTGCGGATTTTCGCCTAAATCCCCAGGCGGCCTTGGACCGGCCGCGTTGGCAGGTGGCCTCGGGTAGGGGAGGGGAGGGTGAGGTGCTTCTGGAGCCTGGGATACCCCTTAGCACGGCCCTCTTCCTAAAGGACTTGGGCCACCGGGTGCGGTATGAGGTGGAGGCCAGCGCGTTTGGCCGGGGGCAGGTGGTGCTTAGGTACGGGGAGTCGTGGGTGGCGGCCTCGGATTGGAGGGCTGAGGGGATGGCCTTGGCGTGGTGA